Proteins from a single region of Paraglaciecola sp. T6c:
- a CDS encoding ferredoxin--NADP reductase — MRNVIKECVTSVHHWNDTLFSFKTTRQKSFTFESGQFVMIGLELAGKPLMRAYSIASANYADELEFFSIKVPDGALTSELQKIKEGDEVMLTTRATGTLVAGYLQPGKNLYLLSTGTGLAPFMSIIQDPNIYDQYDKVILVHGVRWASELAYQQEIEVSLPNNPFFGDIVQEKLLYYPTVTREDYQYNSLKTADGMCPHQGRITDLLLTNKLTDDLSLPNIDPENDRFMLCGNDAMLKDLAAILDAKGFSKANSRSQGHYVIEQAFIEK; from the coding sequence ATGCGCAATGTGATTAAAGAATGTGTGACTTCTGTTCATCATTGGAATGACACGCTATTTAGTTTTAAAACCACCAGACAGAAATCTTTCACCTTTGAAAGCGGTCAGTTCGTCATGATCGGGTTGGAGCTTGCGGGTAAACCTTTAATGAGGGCTTACAGCATTGCCAGTGCTAATTACGCCGACGAGTTGGAATTTTTCAGTATTAAAGTACCAGATGGTGCGCTGACGTCAGAGTTACAAAAAATCAAAGAGGGTGATGAAGTCATGTTGACGACTCGCGCAACAGGTACGTTAGTAGCGGGTTATCTTCAGCCGGGTAAAAATTTATATCTGCTGAGCACTGGCACGGGCTTAGCACCATTTATGAGTATCATTCAAGACCCCAATATCTACGATCAATACGATAAAGTGATATTGGTTCATGGTGTACGCTGGGCATCTGAGTTGGCGTACCAGCAAGAGATAGAGGTATCGCTACCGAACAATCCATTCTTTGGGGATATAGTGCAAGAAAAACTACTGTATTACCCAACAGTGACGCGAGAAGACTACCAATACAACAGTTTGAAAACGGCTGATGGAATGTGTCCTCATCAAGGACGGATAACCGATTTGTTACTGACGAACAAATTGACCGATGACTTAAGCCTACCCAACATCGACCCTGAAAATGACCGGTTTATGTTGTGCGGCAACGATGCCATGTTAAAAGATTTAGCCGCTATCTTAGACGCCAAGGGATTCAGTAAAGCGAATTCACGCTCCCAAGGGCATTATGTTATTGAGCAAGCATTCATCGAAAAGTAA